From a single Salvelinus namaycush isolate Seneca chromosome 14, SaNama_1.0, whole genome shotgun sequence genomic region:
- the LOC120059508 gene encoding FYVE, RhoGEF and PH domain-containing protein 3-like — protein sequence MQGVSATTDLPPSSLQCQCGSVDFLCSPRLAKKALPPPRQCHVRPAVKPRPQPIATSQKPQVPPKPPFLLVLGQDKKPKRIPPAPSRPLPAPPPPPKPRPSQTPPGLATQPQREAQSVGLLIERFENSRVPILGVPPRNQLHLCLSMDATPETTARSAPDPTAHAPSGSAGAKDSGEPSPADKLALIVSEQTDEVTELTELSCLASIRIGDPGDIPLDSTEDDLNVVHGDRVGCLDNTDREQRDSSHELQDNPDSQSSEQNVNGKIPNRDSGIDSPSCAAEGEVFPNEDAIDEEERYDSVTETETSVSCCVTLGNKRDSTQDEDSDLDEVSSGETEGGEKADTHTEVHRYSETQRLLNIARELLHTEEAYVKRLNLLDQVFCTKLTEAGIPQDVITGIFSNISSIYCFHHKFLLPELKTRITGEWDSNPRIGDILQKLAPFMKMYGEYVKNFDRAMDLVNTWSQRSSQFKSVVQNIQKQDVCGNLTLQHHMLEPVQRIPRYELLLKDYLKKLPDDALDRKDTEKALELISTAANHSNAAIRKMEKMNKLLQVYERLGGEEDIVNPANELIKEGHIKKMSAKNGTAQDRYLYLFNNMVLYCVPKLRLMGQKFSVRERIDIAGMEVRKEVQENVKQNLPHTFTIIGKQRSLELQARTAEEKEDWIQVILATIEKHKQNSETFNKAFNSSFSRDEDHPPDSPGPWSSTSIDSDSERLQERKSSKKKEKETCKGCNESFNFTKRKHHCKACGAAICGKCSKMLENKTCRVCPECFETSQGPEGPAGAPVELKRKATAEKQASLSGDNCLLCAQLQVQEKGKSWTKTWVAITKTEPLVLYLQTSGQDSRGARAIPLPGFEVSVAAPSATEKSELKHAFQLSHSQQALLFSAQDTEVQAKWVEFLSRAARGETPTDTPCSLTEHRESQ from the exons acctccctccctcctctctacagtgCCAGTGTGGATCGGTGGACTTCCTGTGTTCCCCGCGGCTGGCGAAGAAAGCCCTGCCCCCTCCCAGGCAATGTCACGTCCGGCCTGCAGTCAAGCCCCGCCCCCAGCCCATAGCCACCTCTCAGAAACCTCAAG TGCCCCCTAAACCCCCCTTCCTGCTGGTCCTCGGACAGGACAAGAAGCCCAAGAGGATTCCCCCAGCCCCCTCCAGGCCTCTGcctgctcctccacctccacccaaACCGCGGCCCAGCCAGACACCACCTGGCCTGGCCACACAGCCTCAGAGAGAGGCCCAGAGCGTGGGGCTGCTCATCGAGAGGTTTGAGAACTccag GGTTCCAATTCTTGGCGTTCCTCCGAGGAATCAGCTCCACTTGTGCCTGAGTATGGACGCGACACCCGAAACCACAGCTCGTTCTGCCCCTGACCCCACAGCACACGCCCCTTCAGGGTCAGCAGGAGCAAAGGACTCTGGGGAACCGTCCCCCGCCGACAAACTTGCTCTTATCGTCTCGGAGCAGACTGATGAGGTCACCGAGCTGACGGAACTTTCGTGCCTGGCCTCAATCCGCATTGGCGACCCCGGCGACATTCCTTTGGACTCTACAGAGGACGACCTCAACGTCGTCCACGGCGATCGAGTTGGTTGCCTTGACAACACGGACAGGGAGCAGAGAGACTCTTCCCATGAGCTCCAGGACAATCCGGACTCACAGTCCTCGGAGCAGAACGTAAACGGGAAGATTCCCAACCGGGACAGCGGGATCGACAGCCCATCGTGCGCAGCAGAGGGCGAGGTGTTCCCCAACGAAGACGCCATCGACGAGGAGGAGCGCTACGACAGCGTCACGGAGACAGAGACTAGCGTGTCCTGCTGTGTAACACTGGGCAACAAGCGTGACTCCACGCAGGACGAGGACAGTGACTTGGATGAGGTCAGCAGTggcgagacagagggaggagagaaggcggacacacacacagaggtacacagg TACTCAGAGACACAGAGGTTACTGAACATCGCCAGAGAGCTCCTTCACACTGAGGAGGCCTACGTCAAAAGACTCAACCTCCTCGACCAg GTATTTTGCACTAAGCTGACTGAAGCTGGAATCCCTCAGGACGTGATAACGGGGATCTTCTCCAACATATCCTCCATCTACTGCTTTCACCACAAGTTCCTGCTCCCTGAGCTCAAGACACGCATCACTGGAGAATG gGACTCAAACCCACGTATCGGAGACATCCTCCAGAAGCTGGCTCCTTTTATGAAGATGTACGGAGAGTACGTGAAGAACTTTGATCGTGCTATGGACCTGGTCAACACCTGGAGCCAGCGGTCATCACAGTTCAAGAGTGTGGTCCAGAACATACAA AAGCAGGATGTGTGTGGGAACCTGACTCTCCAGCACCACATGCTGGAGCCTGTGCAGAGGATCCCTCGCTATGAACTCTTGCTCAAGGACTATCTGAAGAAACTGCCTGATGATGCACTGGACAGGAAGGACACGGAga aAGCCCTGGAACTCATATCCACAGCAGCCAACCACTCCAATGCTGCCATCAGGAAAATG GAGAAGATGAACAAACTGCTGCAGGTCTATGAGAGActggggggagaggaggacatcGTGAACCCAGCCAACGAGCTCATCAAAGAGGGACACATCAAGAAGATGTCTGCCAAGAATGGGACGGCCCAGGACCGATACCTCTACCTG TTCAACAACATGGTGCTGTACTGCGTTCCCAAGCTGAGGCTGATGGGGCAGAAGttcagtgtgagagagaggatcGACATCGCTGGGATGGAGGTCAGGAAGGAG GTGCAAGAGAACGTGAAGCAGAACCTCCCTCACACGTTCACCATCATCGGCAAGCAGCGCTCACTAGAGCTGCAGGCCAG GACGGCTGAGGAAAAGGAAGACTGGATACAG GTGATCCTGGCCACCATAGAGAAGCACAAGCAGAACAGTGAGACCTTTAACAAAGCCTTCAATAGCTCCTTCTCCAGGGACGAAGACCACCCGCCAGACTCAccg GGTCCCTGGAGCAGCACATCCATAGACTCAGACAGTGAAAGACTGCAAGAAAGG AAAAGTTccaagaagaaggagaaggagacatGCAAAGGCTGCAACGAGAGCTTCAACTTTACCAAGCGCAAGCACCACTGCAAAGCCTGCGGAGCg GCCATCTGTGGTAAATGCTCTAAGATGTTGGAGAATAAGACGTGTCGTGTGTGTCCTGAGTGCTTCGAGACTAGCCAGGGCCCCGAGGGGCCTGCAGGGGCCCCAGTAGAGCTGAAGAGGAAAGCTACAGCCGAG aAGCAGGCGTCTCTGTCGGGGGACAACTGTCTGCTGTGTGCCCAGCTGCAGGTGCAGGAGAAGGGCAAGAGCTGGACCAAGACCTGGGTGGCCATCACCAAGACTGAACCACTGGTGCTCTACCTGCAGACCAGCGGACAG GACTCTCGCGGGGCACGGGCCATACCCCTCCCGGGGTTTGAGGTGAGCGTGGCAGCGCCGTCGGCAACAGAGAAGTCTGAGCTTAAGCACGCGTTCCAGCTGAGTCACTCCCAGCAGGCTCTGCTGTTCAGCGCCCAGGATACAGAAGTCCAGGCCAAGTGGGTGGAGTTTCTCTCTAGAGCCGCCCGCGGGGAAACACCCACAGACACGCCCTGCAGCCTGACGGAGCACAGGGAAAGCCAATAG